Proteins co-encoded in one Callospermophilus lateralis isolate mCalLat2 chromosome 2, mCalLat2.hap1, whole genome shotgun sequence genomic window:
- the LOC143390577 gene encoding uncharacterized protein LOC143390577, translated as MSEQKGIPLIISLRGARERLNNQLRRLSKALTPGGAVQASIRWHSPERGCKRAQVQREKVKMWVPWNGLIVIGKRVELLGRKTQKPRTRDPRVGPENLRPESVGKAVLKEKAGLSQEGTGSSTADALQDSAREIWGKQDVKRKIEAESNVAGMTAESRKGSLSEEMPTSTGNNVGTSGEDLRSRDYQLQQNEGQKLSGEKRESRGEKQGSTVEKRGSTVEKRGSTAEKRGSTAEKRGSTAEKPVYSGEKRGSSGENPVYRREKRGSSGEKMRLSREKLRSSEEKPRTDGEDSRSIGVKAGSSEEKLESNGEKLNRSEENIERVIEITSDERGIEFTDEEMEIPPESTKVRDEELEGIEEGKEIDEDSVHEVKDITDEFVSMEEKNITGEGPSG; from the coding sequence ATGTCTGagcagaaagggattccgttaatAATTTCGCTCAGGGGCGCGAGGGAGCGGCTGAACAATCAGTTGAGGCGGCTCAGCAAGGCCCTCACCCCAGGAGGCGCTGTTCAGGCCTCCATCCGCTGGCATTCGCCGGAGCGGGGCTGCAAGAGGGCGCAGGTGCAGCGAGAGAAAGTGAAAATGTGGGTGCCCTGGAACGGGCTTATCGTGATTGGAAAGAGGGTGGAGCTTCTGGGCAGAAAGACGCAAAAGCCTAGAACGCGGGACCCGAGGGTTGGTCCTGAGAACTTGCGACCAGAAAGTGTGGGAAAGGCCGTCTTGAAAGAGAAGGCAGGCCTGAGTCAGGAAGGGACCGGCAGTAGTACAGCAGACGCGTTGCAGGATTCTGCAAGAGAGATTTGGGGAAAACAAGACGTCAAACGCAAAATTGAAGCTGAATCTAACGTTGCAGGGATGACCGCAGAGTCTAGGAAGGGGTCTCTGTCTGAAGAGATGCCCACGTCTACTGGGAATAATGTGGGGACCAGTGGAGAGGACTTGAGATCCAGAGACTATCAATTGCAGCAGAACGAGGGGCAGAAGTTGAGTGGAGAGAAGCGGGAGTCCAGGGGAGAGAAACAGGGGTCCACTGTAGAGAAGCGGGGGTCCACTGTAGAGAAGCGGGGGTCCACTGCAGAGAAGCGGGGGTCCACTGCAGAGAAGCGGGGGTCCACTGCAGAGAAGCCAGTGTACAGCGGAGAGAAGCGGGGGTCCAGTGGAGAGAACCCAGTGTACCGGAGAGAGAAGCGGGGGTCCAGTGGAGAGAAGATGAGGTTGAGTAGAGAGAAACTAAGGTCCAGTGAAGAGAAACCAAGGACTGATGGAGAGGATTCGAGATCCATTGGAGTTAAAGCGGGGTCAAGTGAAGAGAAACTGGAAtctaatggagaaaaactgaacagAAGTGAAGAGAACATTGAAAGAGTGATAGAAATTACTAGTGATGAAAGAGGGATAgaatttacagatgaggagatgGAAATTCCTCCTGAAAGTACAAAAGTGAGAGATGAAGAACTAGAAGGGAttgaggaaggaaaagaaattgaTGAGGATAGCGTTCATGAAGTGAAAGATATTACTGATGAATTTGTTTCTATGGAAGAGAAAAATATTACAGGGGAAGGTCCCAGTGGATGA